DNA from Mycobacterium bourgelatii:
CATCGCACGCTGCCTGCGCGCCGGTAAGGACGTGGTGGCCACGTCCCTGGTTCCCATGTGCTACCCGCCCGCGGCCGACAAGGACACCGTCGAGCTTTTGGAGGCGGCGTGCCGGGAGGGCAATACCAGCTTCTTCAACAGTGGCGTTGACCCGGGTTGGGCGAATGACGTCATCGCGCTGACGATGACCGGCTTCAGCAGTCGCGTCGACAAGATCACCATGCTCGAGATACTCGACTACGCGCCGATCAACCAGCCCGACATCATGTTCGACTTCATGGGCTTTGGGCACACGCCGGATCATCCGGCGCCGCTGTTCGACACCGAACGCCTCGCGGCGCTGTGGGGGCCTATTGTCCATTTGGTCGCCGACGGCGTCGGACTGCCGCTGGATCGAGTCGAGACCACGATCGAGAAATGGCTCGCCACAGAGCGTTACGAGGTGGCATCGGGCTGGGTCGAGCCGGGAACCATGGGCGGCATGCGGTTCAAGCTCGCGGGCATCGTCGGCGGCGAGGAACGGGTTGTGCTCGAACACATCACGCGGATGGGCCAGGACGCGGCGCCCGACTGGCCGAGGCATCCGTCGCCACTCGGGGGTTACCGCGTCATCGTCGACGGTCTGCCCACCTACACGGTCGACATCGAGATGCACGGGCGCGGAAGCAACATGCGCGGCCTCACCTACGCGACCGTGATGCGCGAGCTCAATGCGATTCCCGCGGTCATGGCCGCACCGCCCGGCCTCTTGTCGACGTTGGACCTCCCATTGGTCACCGGCCCCGTGCGTGGTGGGACGTGGCGGGGCGTATTGCCGGGGACGTCACCGGCATGAGCGTGGCAGCACAACCGCCGCTCGACGTCTGGGAAACCATGCGCACCGCGACCACTGTGCGGCGGTATCGGGACGAACCGGTCTCCGACGAAGTGCTGGAAAGATGTCTGCTCGCGGCT
Protein-coding regions in this window:
- a CDS encoding NAD(P)H-dependent amine dehydrogenase family protein: MILWGPGQVGVGALRGIIAHPGLELAGVVVHSEAKEGMDAGALCGMPVTGVIATRDIDEALSIDADVVAYFASGDYRYREAAQDIARCLRAGKDVVATSLVPMCYPPAADKDTVELLEAACREGNTSFFNSGVDPGWANDVIALTMTGFSSRVDKITMLEILDYAPINQPDIMFDFMGFGHTPDHPAPLFDTERLAALWGPIVHLVADGVGLPLDRVETTIEKWLATERYEVASGWVEPGTMGGMRFKLAGIVGGEERVVLEHITRMGQDAAPDWPRHPSPLGGYRVIVDGLPTYTVDIEMHGRGSNMRGLTYATVMRELNAIPAVMAAPPGLLSTLDLPLVTGPVRGGTWRGVLPGTSPA